One Planococcus sp. MSAK28401 genomic window carries:
- a CDS encoding site-specific integrase, with product MRNKQQEMKDVQPIRSLEKIEDMKWSLKKWCGERDYILFLLGINSGLRVGDLLNIKISEIQGKKVVALREGKTGKRRTIHLGNIYEELDAYIRTLEGTEWLFPSRKGNGPITRVQAYRQLQKAAQMVDISVGIGTHTLRKTFGYWHYKQFKDIAELQNILNHAHPQITLRYIGITDESIENNLRSFLL from the coding sequence ATGAGAAATAAGCAGCAAGAGATGAAAGATGTCCAACCGATCCGATCGTTAGAAAAGATCGAGGACATGAAATGGAGCTTGAAAAAATGGTGCGGTGAACGGGATTACATTCTGTTTCTTCTCGGCATCAATTCCGGCTTGCGTGTCGGAGATCTGTTAAACATCAAAATCAGCGAGATCCAGGGCAAGAAAGTGGTGGCGTTGCGTGAAGGAAAGACCGGAAAACGCCGGACAATCCACCTCGGCAACATTTACGAGGAACTCGATGCCTATATTCGTACGTTAGAGGGCACTGAATGGCTGTTTCCCAGCCGCAAGGGAAATGGACCGATTACGCGCGTTCAAGCGTACAGACAGCTTCAGAAGGCCGCACAGATGGTCGATATTTCGGTAGGCATTGGGACGCACACCTTACGCAAGACCTTTGGGTATTGGCACTACAAGCAATTCAAAGACATTGCCGAGCTGCAGAATATCTTGAATCATGCGCACCCACAGATTACCTTGCGATACATCGGCATCACGGACGAGAGTATTGAAAATAACTTGCGAAGCTTTTTGTTATAA
- a CDS encoding ribosomal protein L7/L12 yields the protein MTTPLASFIITLCAVIIIGVLLNKNKQLNQTKMIATNTDLTSEVKFMINSDENYTKIVKKVREKTGLGLVEAKQYVDNVKKNN from the coding sequence ATGACGACACCATTAGCTTCATTCATAATAACTCTATGCGCAGTGATTATTATTGGCGTTCTTTTAAACAAAAATAAGCAATTAAATCAAACGAAAATGATTGCAACTAATACTGATTTAACTTCTGAAGTTAAATTTATGATTAATTCAGATGAAAATTATACAAAAATAGTTAAAAAAGTTAGAGAGAAAACAGGATTAGGATTAGTTGAAGCAAAGCAATATGTAGACAATGTGAAAAAAAACAACTAA
- a CDS encoding replication initiation protein, whose translation MQENYLVSQRNDLIEARHTNPLSVREQKIILTMVSMIEPTDGDFKDYRISIKEFSEMLGLEGSVKYTELKEITKDLMSKSIEIPRTDGGWLFANWISSAEYQKGEGVIALSFSPKLKPYLLQLKDTFTTYRLSNILSLKSTYSIRLYELMKKWQHLGSWSCSIEKFKEKMGIEHKKYPRYANLKARVLNPAIQEVNEKTDVFISLTEIKKGRSVNKIKFAIRHAPEREIQVPHLEKKSASIEEPNELDKLCIQMNELAEGYQFDTAFFAQLHQGASLIWQDDAEQELEFLIRYVNEEKTVKNPLGFIKSKITSAWEIHEAGGRITFADLQPVKERWAGREEKLPDWFTSIDEPSEPSESNPELDKEKEKLLKKLADKKKRTKKDASTS comes from the coding sequence ATGCAGGAGAACTATTTAGTATCTCAAAGAAATGATTTGATTGAAGCCCGTCATACTAATCCTTTATCGGTTAGAGAACAAAAAATAATACTGACAATGGTGAGTATGATTGAACCAACAGATGGAGACTTTAAAGATTATAGAATTTCTATAAAAGAATTTAGTGAGATGTTGGGATTAGAAGGAAGTGTTAAGTACACCGAGCTTAAAGAAATTACCAAGGATTTGATGTCTAAGAGCATTGAAATTCCTCGTACTGACGGTGGATGGCTTTTTGCTAATTGGATATCCAGTGCTGAATATCAAAAAGGCGAAGGGGTGATCGCTTTATCTTTTTCTCCAAAATTAAAGCCGTATCTTCTGCAATTAAAAGACACATTTACCACATACCGTCTCAGTAATATATTGTCACTCAAAAGTACCTACTCTATTCGATTGTATGAACTCATGAAAAAGTGGCAACACTTAGGTAGCTGGTCCTGTTCAATCGAAAAGTTTAAAGAAAAAATGGGAATAGAGCATAAAAAATACCCTAGATATGCAAATTTAAAAGCGCGAGTTTTGAATCCAGCTATTCAAGAAGTTAACGAGAAGACTGATGTTTTTATAAGTCTTACAGAGATTAAAAAGGGACGAAGTGTAAATAAAATTAAATTTGCTATTCGTCATGCACCTGAAAGAGAAATCCAAGTCCCCCATTTGGAGAAAAAATCGGCAAGCATTGAAGAACCCAATGAATTGGATAAACTATGCATCCAAATGAACGAACTAGCAGAGGGCTATCAATTCGATACCGCCTTTTTTGCGCAGCTACATCAAGGGGCATCTCTAATCTGGCAAGACGATGCCGAACAAGAATTAGAATTCTTGATTCGCTACGTCAACGAAGAAAAAACCGTGAAGAATCCACTTGGGTTCATCAAATCCAAAATCACTTCCGCCTGGGAGATCCATGAAGCTGGCGGACGGATTACATTTGCAGATCTGCAGCCGGTGAAAGAACGCTGGGCTGGACGAGAAGAAAAACTTCCGGATTGGTTCACTTCTATAGATGAACCGTCTGAACCATCGGAATCGAACCCGGAACTCGATAAAGAAAAAGAGAAGCTGCTGAAAAAGTTGGCCGACAAAAAGAAACGAACGAAGAAAGATGCTTCCACTTCTTAA
- the mobV gene encoding MobV family relaxase produces MSFAVVRMQKMKSPDLKGMQFHNQRERESRTNPDIDPDRAHLNYDLLHQEKIDYNKQVKEIIESQKVSERKTRKDAVLVNELLVTSDRKFFDGLDPAEQKRFFEESHKLFSERYGKQNIAYATVHNDEKTPHMHLGVVPMRDGKLQGKNVFNRQELQWMQEEFPKHMQSVGFEVERGIASDRKHIEMSRFKALTLNEEIKTLEKETEALRNALTASKKVDELQVSKPSLFDRNHVKLPVEDFEALKARAKATEAIESTIETHEKRFDDMVDNVIDSDRKLDQEKRKTAQLQKENNGLKKENLELQKENKTLKSQLNVLMEFAKTQLEKFKEWQKERQQEKEKNISRKRDQELER; encoded by the coding sequence GTGAGTTTTGCTGTGGTACGGATGCAAAAAATGAAGAGTCCAGATTTAAAGGGCATGCAATTTCACAACCAACGAGAACGGGAAAGTCGGACGAATCCAGACATTGATCCGGACCGTGCTCACTTGAATTATGATTTGCTCCATCAAGAAAAAATTGATTACAACAAACAAGTGAAAGAAATTATTGAGAGCCAAAAAGTGAGCGAACGGAAAACCCGAAAAGATGCCGTGCTCGTCAATGAGTTGCTGGTGACTTCGGACCGGAAATTTTTTGACGGATTGGATCCGGCTGAACAGAAACGGTTTTTCGAGGAAAGCCATAAATTGTTCTCCGAACGTTACGGCAAACAAAATATCGCTTATGCGACGGTTCACAACGACGAGAAAACGCCTCACATGCATTTAGGGGTCGTTCCGATGCGTGACGGCAAACTCCAGGGCAAGAATGTCTTTAATCGGCAGGAATTGCAGTGGATGCAGGAAGAATTCCCGAAACACATGCAAAGTGTTGGTTTTGAAGTCGAACGGGGCATTGCCTCTGACCGGAAACACATCGAAATGAGCCGTTTTAAGGCATTGACGCTCAATGAAGAGATCAAAACCCTAGAGAAGGAAACAGAAGCCCTTAGAAACGCGCTGACAGCTTCTAAGAAGGTCGATGAGCTTCAAGTCAGCAAACCCTCTCTCTTTGATCGGAATCACGTTAAATTGCCTGTAGAGGACTTTGAAGCACTTAAAGCAAGAGCGAAGGCTACCGAAGCCATTGAAAGCACGATTGAAACTCATGAGAAACGATTTGACGATATGGTCGATAACGTTATCGACAGCGATCGGAAACTGGACCAAGAAAAAAGAAAAACGGCACAGCTGCAGAAAGAAAACAACGGATTGAAAAAAGAAAATCTGGAACTGCAGAAGGAAAACAAAACCCTGAAAAGCCAGTTGAATGTTTTGATGGAATTTGCAAAAACTCAGCTGGAGAAATTCAAGGAATGGCAAAAAGAGCGTCAGCAAGAAAAAGAAAAAAATATTTCTAGAAAAAGAGATCAAGAACTTGAGCGTTAA
- a CDS encoding MerR family transcriptional regulator, producing the protein MTFHAPEDIATVLNIKPSTLRKYSLLLEQSGYLFKKNAQGHRWYTDTDLMALRKFITLKDSSGMTLEDSAEAVFLWSKTESVAGRAILSEATQGDTERHEAVVNELTVEERLLRLIQHQQQTIDRMAQSIQKQEEQNELILEEVKTLKGSLKPLDAPSSDQLKIASVESSSQQEKSEPESVTPPKDTRSLWARIWNK; encoded by the coding sequence ATGACCTTTCATGCACCAGAAGATATTGCAACTGTCCTCAACATCAAACCGTCAACGCTCCGCAAGTATTCGTTATTGCTCGAACAAAGTGGCTATCTCTTCAAAAAAAATGCCCAGGGTCATCGTTGGTACACCGATACAGACCTCATGGCTTTACGAAAGTTCATAACGCTCAAGGATAGCAGTGGAATGACATTGGAAGACAGTGCAGAAGCGGTTTTCTTATGGTCTAAAACGGAAAGCGTAGCGGGCCGAGCTATACTTTCTGAAGCGACACAAGGCGATACGGAACGCCACGAAGCGGTAGTAAATGAGCTGACCGTTGAGGAGCGTTTGCTGCGATTGATACAACACCAGCAACAGACGATCGATCGAATGGCGCAAAGCATTCAAAAGCAAGAAGAGCAAAACGAGCTGATTTTAGAGGAAGTGAAAACCCTGAAGGGCAGCCTGAAGCCACTGGACGCCCCTTCGTCCGATCAGCTCAAGATAGCGAGCGTAGAATCGTCCTCACAGCAAGAAAAAAGCGAACCGGAGTCGGTAACGCCTCCAAAAGATACCCGAAGTTTATGGGCTAGGATCTGGAACAAATGA
- a CDS encoding SMI1/KNR4 family protein, with translation MKKVIDMIDSKSITTGVSLVDLKKAEKQLGALFPDEFKDLYLETNGAEFGAWALFSLTIIQNQSNRPENLPADMICIGENKSGDKLCYRIRKRWMQEHVYRWNVKSGNTENKASTLYEFIDWFVPKKNAGKSQLIGHFAVESGELVVTDPCYSIEDTEMQVHLANVKKGQWTASISYTDDETVKTLTAYFAEKKPSGKWHVCDRLIGVDSAQAGIFDANLFGKDESIPGEVENVYDIEIDEEGLKYYVACTDSVASDDQGGIVPGGTVAMSGYGDGMYEVRIKYNVSKEIVGVMIDFGDEE, from the coding sequence ATGAAAAAAGTAATTGATATGATTGATTCGAAATCAATAACGACAGGCGTTTCATTGGTCGATTTAAAAAAAGCCGAAAAACAACTAGGGGCACTTTTCCCAGATGAATTCAAGGATCTTTATTTAGAAACGAATGGCGCCGAATTTGGTGCATGGGCCTTGTTTTCACTCACCATAATTCAAAACCAATCCAACAGACCTGAAAACTTACCTGCTGATATGATTTGTATTGGAGAAAATAAGAGTGGCGATAAACTTTGCTACCGCATACGAAAAAGATGGATGCAGGAGCATGTCTATCGGTGGAATGTAAAAAGTGGAAATACAGAAAATAAAGCGTCCACGTTATATGAGTTCATCGATTGGTTTGTCCCGAAAAAAAATGCCGGCAAGTCTCAACTAATCGGTCATTTTGCGGTAGAAAGTGGAGAACTGGTAGTCACAGATCCATGCTACTCAATCGAGGACACAGAGATGCAAGTTCATTTAGCCAATGTAAAAAAAGGACAATGGACAGCCTCCATTTCTTATACAGACGATGAAACCGTTAAAACGTTGACGGCTTACTTCGCAGAAAAGAAACCGAGTGGCAAATGGCATGTTTGCGATCGGCTTATTGGCGTTGATTCTGCACAGGCGGGTATCTTCGATGCCAATTTATTTGGAAAAGATGAAAGTATTCCTGGTGAAGTAGAAAACGTTTATGACATTGAGATAGATGAAGAGGGATTAAAATACTATGTTGCCTGTACGGATAGCGTAGCATCTGATGACCAGGGAGGAATAGTCCCTGGTGGCACCGTTGCCATGTCGGGATACGGTGATGGGATGTATGAAGTCAGAATAAAATACAATGTTTCTAAAGAGATAGTAGGCGTGATGATCGACTTTGGTGACGAAGAATAA